The Ancylobacter sp. WKF20 genome contains a region encoding:
- a CDS encoding PotD/PotF family extracellular solute-binding protein: MSKKTTDRTGAGKGLSRRQLLKGAAAAAGGVALGSGAVTGFPTIWAQNPITLRQFGTGVSNLNAIAEKCKADLGITLQMTALDSDAVSQRVVTQANSFDIADIEYWICKKVFAAGTLQPMDVKKIKYYDQIVPIFTTGKLTPTSKIAQGTAPSTVGFVEGPESKTFAKAPTEWMTLIPTIYNADTLGIRPDLVGRPIKNWKDILDPAFKGKTSILNIPSIGIMDAAMICESAGIIKYGDKGNMTKAEIDTTIDFLIKTKKAGQFRAFWKTFDESVNLMASGEVVIQSMWSPAVAAVRSKGIPCVYQPLEEGYRAWGGGLGIAKHLKGAQLDAAYEYINWYLSGWVGAYLNRQGYYSAVLSTAEKNMTPDEWAFWMLGQPAKTDILSPEGKVMYTAGAVRDGGSFEQRMGAVACWNSVMDEDRYMVRRWNEFIAA, translated from the coding sequence ATGAGCAAGAAGACCACGGATCGTACCGGCGCGGGCAAGGGCCTCAGCCGCCGTCAGCTTCTCAAGGGCGCGGCGGCCGCCGCGGGCGGTGTCGCCCTCGGCAGCGGCGCCGTCACCGGCTTCCCCACCATCTGGGCGCAGAACCCGATCACGCTGCGCCAGTTCGGCACCGGCGTGTCGAACCTCAACGCTATCGCCGAGAAGTGCAAGGCAGACCTCGGCATCACCCTGCAGATGACCGCGCTCGATTCCGACGCCGTGTCGCAGCGCGTGGTGACGCAGGCCAACAGCTTCGACATCGCCGATATCGAGTACTGGATCTGCAAGAAGGTCTTCGCCGCCGGCACGCTGCAGCCGATGGATGTGAAGAAGATCAAGTATTACGACCAGATCGTGCCGATCTTCACCACCGGCAAGCTCACCCCGACCTCGAAGATCGCGCAGGGCACCGCGCCCAGCACCGTCGGCTTCGTCGAGGGCCCGGAGTCCAAGACCTTCGCCAAGGCGCCGACCGAGTGGATGACCCTCATCCCCACCATCTACAACGCCGACACGCTGGGCATCCGCCCCGATCTCGTCGGCCGGCCGATCAAGAACTGGAAGGACATTCTCGACCCCGCCTTCAAGGGCAAGACCTCGATCCTGAACATCCCGTCCATCGGCATCATGGACGCGGCGATGATCTGCGAGAGCGCCGGCATCATCAAGTATGGCGACAAGGGCAACATGACCAAGGCGGAGATCGACACCACGATCGATTTCCTCATCAAGACCAAGAAGGCCGGCCAGTTCCGCGCCTTCTGGAAGACCTTCGACGAGAGCGTGAACCTCATGGCCTCGGGCGAGGTGGTCATCCAGTCCATGTGGTCGCCGGCGGTGGCGGCGGTGCGCTCGAAGGGCATTCCCTGCGTCTACCAGCCGCTGGAAGAAGGCTACCGCGCCTGGGGCGGCGGCCTCGGCATCGCCAAGCACCTCAAGGGCGCGCAGCTCGACGCCGCCTATGAGTACATCAACTGGTATCTGTCCGGCTGGGTCGGCGCCTATCTCAACCGGCAGGGCTACTACTCCGCCGTGCTCTCCACCGCCGAGAAGAACATGACGCCGGACGAATGGGCGTTCTGGATGCTCGGCCAGCCGGCCAAGACCGACATCCTCTCGCCGGAAGGCAAGGTGATGTACACGGCCGGCGCGGTGCGCGACGGCGGCTCCTTCGAGCAGCGCATGGGCGCGGTCGCCTGCTGGAACTCGGTGATGGACGAAGATCGCTACATGGTCCGCCGCTGGAACGAGTTCATCGCGGCGTGA
- a CDS encoding GTP cyclohydrolase II, protein MSVNANAGGRPRNHIVLTSHGAPTGVAAGGPVLNWGAPTPAERGPVVATLTDPKHRNAIGAHAGGYSVYRALAIAAGALPADFRADLTNTAPSDAIGPHPQWGDAGKIVSLDPWGHLTGEVFGAELTAGMDVRPSIAITRAHIDMPEIRDALRAGRLQVDGDIIGPKGDVRVTKAAIEPVWYLPGIAERFGVAEGALRRALFEHTGGMFPELVTRGDLKVFLPPIGGMTLYMFGEPSRIGDGVTPLACRVHDECNGSDVFSSDICTCRPYLAHGIEMCVEMAQKGGVGLVVYNRKEGRALGEVTKFLVYNARKRQEGGDLPDTYFKRTECVAGVQDMRFQELMPDVFHWLGITRIDRFASMSDMKFNALQRAGIEVIERVPIPAELIPPDARVEMEAKVSAGYYGVGFESQYDATQGRALEE, encoded by the coding sequence ATGTCCGTCAATGCCAATGCAGGCGGTCGTCCCCGCAACCACATCGTTCTCACCTCGCATGGCGCGCCCACCGGCGTTGCCGCCGGCGGCCCCGTCCTGAACTGGGGCGCCCCGACGCCGGCCGAGCGCGGTCCCGTCGTCGCCACCCTCACCGATCCCAAGCACCGCAACGCCATCGGCGCCCATGCCGGCGGCTATTCGGTGTACCGTGCGCTGGCCATTGCGGCGGGCGCGCTGCCGGCGGATTTCCGCGCCGACCTGACAAACACCGCGCCGTCCGACGCCATCGGCCCGCACCCGCAATGGGGCGATGCCGGCAAGATCGTCTCGCTCGATCCGTGGGGGCACCTCACCGGCGAAGTCTTTGGCGCCGAGCTGACGGCGGGCATGGATGTGCGCCCGAGCATCGCCATCACCCGCGCGCATATCGACATGCCGGAAATCCGCGACGCGCTGCGCGCCGGCCGTCTGCAGGTCGATGGCGACATTATCGGGCCGAAGGGCGATGTGCGCGTCACCAAGGCGGCGATCGAGCCGGTCTGGTATCTGCCGGGCATCGCCGAGCGTTTCGGCGTCGCGGAGGGCGCGCTGCGCCGCGCTTTGTTCGAGCACACGGGCGGCATGTTCCCGGAACTGGTCACGCGCGGCGACCTCAAGGTGTTCCTGCCGCCTATCGGCGGCATGACGCTCTATATGTTCGGCGAGCCCTCGCGCATCGGCGACGGCGTCACTCCGCTCGCCTGCCGCGTGCATGACGAGTGCAACGGCTCGGACGTGTTCTCCTCCGACATCTGCACCTGCCGGCCCTATCTCGCCCATGGCATCGAGATGTGCGTGGAGATGGCGCAGAAGGGCGGCGTCGGCCTCGTGGTCTATAACCGCAAGGAAGGCCGGGCGCTCGGCGAGGTGACGAAGTTCCTCGTCTACAATGCCCGCAAGCGGCAGGAGGGCGGCGACCTGCCCGACACCTATTTCAAGCGCACCGAATGCGTCGCCGGCGTGCAGGACATGCGCTTCCAGGAACTGATGCCGGACGTGTTCCACTGGCTCGGCATCACCCGCATCGACCGCTTCGCCTCGATGAGCGACATGAAGTTCAACGCCCTGCAGCGCGCGGGCATCGAGGTGATCGAGCGCGTGCCGATCCCCGCCGAGCTGATCCCGCCCGATGCCCGCGTCGAGATGGAGGCCAAGGTCTCCGCCGGCTATTACGGCGTCGGCTTCGAGAGCCAGTACGACGCCACGCAGGGCCGGGCGCTGGAGGAGTGA
- a CDS encoding ABC transporter ATP-binding protein, which yields MTKGADIELISVTKRYGAALAVDRVSLKIPAGTYCCLLGPSGCGKTTTLRMVAGHESISEGDVRLGETVVTDLPPAKRGTAMMFQSYALFPHLDIVDNVAFSLKMKGVNKAVRRAKAMEMLKLVQMDHLAERRPAQLSGGQQQRVALARALITDPQALLLDEPLSALDPFLKIKVRQELKKLQLQLGISFIHVTHSQEEAMALSDLVVVMNGGRIEQAATPREVFNRPATAFVARFMGDHNVLAGRVSRVAEGSATFEVPGGASFTVPDTDGLEAGAPVEIAVRTDRIRLGEGAAPGCGLTGLVQNIEYHGQKVQVALAAPGVDEFAVQVPETAFFAAPLSIGDAVPLAWTAQDVHLLKPSPSA from the coding sequence ATGACCAAGGGCGCCGATATCGAACTCATCAGCGTTACCAAGCGCTATGGTGCCGCGCTCGCGGTCGACCGCGTGTCGCTGAAAATCCCCGCCGGCACTTATTGCTGCCTGCTCGGCCCCTCCGGCTGCGGCAAGACCACGACGCTGCGCATGGTCGCCGGCCATGAGAGCATCAGCGAGGGCGATGTCCGGCTCGGCGAGACGGTCGTCACCGACCTGCCGCCGGCCAAGCGCGGCACGGCGATGATGTTCCAGAGCTACGCGCTCTTCCCCCATCTCGACATCGTCGACAACGTCGCCTTCTCGCTGAAGATGAAGGGCGTCAACAAGGCTGTCCGCCGCGCCAAGGCGATGGAGATGCTCAAGCTGGTGCAGATGGACCATCTGGCCGAGCGGCGCCCGGCGCAGCTCTCCGGCGGCCAGCAGCAGCGCGTCGCGCTCGCCCGCGCGCTCATTACCGACCCGCAGGCGCTGCTGCTCGACGAGCCGCTCTCCGCGCTCGATCCCTTCCTGAAGATCAAGGTGCGGCAGGAGCTGAAGAAGCTCCAGCTCCAGCTCGGCATCTCCTTCATCCATGTCACCCACAGTCAGGAGGAGGCGATGGCGCTCTCCGATCTCGTGGTGGTGATGAATGGCGGGCGCATCGAGCAGGCGGCAACGCCGCGCGAAGTCTTCAACCGGCCGGCCACCGCCTTCGTCGCCCGCTTCATGGGCGACCATAATGTGCTCGCCGGCCGGGTGAGCCGCGTGGCCGAGGGCTCCGCGACCTTCGAGGTGCCCGGCGGGGCGTCCTTCACCGTGCCGGACACGGACGGGCTGGAGGCGGGCGCGCCGGTGGAGATCGCCGTGCGCACCGACCGCATCCGCCTCGGCGAGGGCGCTGCACCGGGCTGCGGCCTCACCGGCCTCGTGCAGAACATCGAATATCACGGGCAGAAGGTGCAGGTGGCGCTCGCCGCCCCCGGCGTCGACGAGTTCGCCGTTCAGGTACCCGAGACCGCCTTTTTCGCCGCGCCCCTGTCCATCGGGGATGCGGTGCCGCTCGCCTGGACCGCGCAGGACGTCCACCTGCTCAAGCCCTCGCCCTCCGCCTGA
- a CDS encoding URC4/urg3 family protein, translating to MTPPELLALRSPAAVRARCHSVLDHVLAGHSPHFTVDEGALAEVADYVAEVTRADYPTLDIPYHSRWRHFAAGGVDRWAALEAELGAIEPAERARIMIDLAMVSVLLDAGAGDAWRYREAETGLTVTRSEGLAVASLRMFEAGGFSSDPAQKLRVDAPALIALAAGTLGVYFQVTADNPLVGLEGRALLLNRLGRALAARPDLFRDGALRPGGLYDALAPTAKVGRLPAAAILEALLDAFSVIWPAGLEVDGLALGDVGRHTAITVPDRSVGLVPFHKLSQWLTYSLLEPFEAAGLAITDLDALTGLPEYRNGGLLVDLGAIVPRHPVDPAQKHAVSSEMIVEWRALTVALLDRLADPVRERLGLEAADFPLAKMLQGGTWTAGRRIAATRRPPAGPPPIAIDADGTVF from the coding sequence ATGACCCCGCCCGAACTTCTCGCCCTGCGCTCCCCGGCCGCCGTGCGGGCGCGCTGCCATAGCGTGCTCGACCATGTGCTGGCCGGGCACTCGCCGCATTTCACCGTCGACGAGGGCGCGCTCGCGGAGGTCGCGGACTATGTGGCCGAGGTGACGCGCGCGGATTATCCGACGCTCGACATCCCCTATCACAGCCGCTGGCGGCATTTCGCGGCGGGCGGGGTCGACCGCTGGGCGGCGCTGGAGGCGGAGCTGGGCGCCATTGAGCCGGCCGAGCGCGCCCGCATCATGATCGACCTCGCCATGGTCAGCGTGCTGCTCGACGCCGGCGCCGGGGATGCCTGGCGCTACCGCGAGGCGGAGACCGGGCTCACCGTCACGCGCTCGGAAGGGCTGGCGGTGGCGAGCCTGCGCATGTTCGAGGCGGGCGGCTTTTCCTCCGATCCCGCGCAGAAGCTGCGGGTCGACGCGCCCGCTCTCATCGCGCTCGCTGCCGGCACGCTCGGCGTCTATTTCCAAGTGACGGCCGACAACCCGCTGGTGGGGCTGGAAGGGCGCGCCTTGCTGCTGAACCGGCTTGGCCGGGCGCTGGCGGCGCGGCCGGACCTGTTCCGCGACGGCGCGCTGCGGCCCGGCGGGCTTTATGACGCGCTGGCGCCCACCGCCAAGGTCGGCCGGCTGCCCGCCGCCGCCATCCTCGAAGCGCTGCTCGACGCCTTTTCGGTGATCTGGCCGGCCGGGCTTGAGGTGGACGGGCTGGCGCTCGGCGATGTCGGCCGGCACACGGCGATCACCGTGCCCGACCGTTCAGTCGGGCTGGTGCCGTTCCACAAGCTCTCGCAATGGCTGACCTATTCGCTCTTGGAGCCGTTCGAGGCGGCGGGCCTCGCCATCACCGATCTCGACGCGCTGACCGGCCTGCCGGAATACCGCAATGGCGGGCTGCTGGTCGATCTCGGCGCCATCGTGCCGCGCCATCCCGTCGACCCCGCGCAGAAGCACGCGGTCTCCTCCGAGATGATCGTGGAGTGGCGGGCGCTCACTGTGGCGCTGCTCGACCGGCTGGCTGACCCGGTGCGCGAGCGGCTGGGGCTGGAGGCGGCGGATTTCCCACTCGCCAAGATGCTGCAGGGCGGCACCTGGACAGCGGGGCGCCGCATCGCCGCGACGCGCCGCCCCCCGGCCGGCCCGCCGCCCATCGCGATTGATGCGGACGGGACGGTGTTCTAA
- a CDS encoding PAS domain-containing methyl-accepting chemotaxis protein has protein sequence MRLFSRRDAQHTLDALDRSLAIIEFTPDGRVLHANANFLSVMGYALDEIVDQPHARFVQPHEAASAEYRQFWDELRAGHHKSAEFQRVAKDGRPIFIQATYNPIVVGGKVVKVVKFATDVTQQKLIQAEYGSLLQAVGKSQAIIEFTPDGHVLTANANFLAAVGYTLDEIRGRHHAMFVAPEERESQAYRQFWAKLGRGEFQAGEFRRMGKGGREVWIQASYNPVYDPACRLTKVVKFATDTTTQVLERRRRESAQTTISADIESISREISDTTRQAASAVDATSQTSTSVNAVASGAEELSASVEEISRQVNIALDISRDAVTEGERTNAVVAGLADAAQRIGHIIDLINRIAAQTNLLALNATIEAARAGEAGRGFSVVATEVKDLASQTAQATGEITTQIAAVQRCTQETVTALAAIARRIGDINEISTGIAGAVEEQSAVARDMSHSMQIAAEGVATITRNMSAIANSTQQVESATHELRKAARSIA, from the coding sequence ATGCGCCTGTTTTCCCGTCGCGACGCCCAGCATACGCTCGATGCTCTCGACCGCTCGCTCGCCATCATCGAATTCACGCCGGACGGCCGCGTCCTCCACGCCAATGCCAATTTTCTCTCGGTGATGGGCTACGCGCTCGACGAGATCGTGGATCAGCCGCATGCGCGGTTCGTCCAGCCCCATGAGGCCGCGAGCGCGGAGTACCGGCAGTTCTGGGACGAATTGCGGGCCGGCCACCACAAATCGGCCGAGTTCCAGCGCGTGGCCAAGGACGGACGGCCGATTTTCATCCAGGCGACCTACAACCCGATCGTCGTCGGTGGCAAGGTGGTCAAGGTGGTGAAGTTCGCCACCGATGTGACGCAGCAGAAGCTCATCCAGGCCGAATATGGCAGCCTGCTTCAGGCGGTCGGCAAGTCGCAGGCGATCATCGAATTCACGCCGGATGGCCATGTGCTGACGGCGAACGCCAATTTCCTCGCCGCCGTCGGTTATACGCTGGACGAGATCCGCGGGCGCCACCACGCCATGTTTGTCGCGCCCGAGGAGCGGGAGAGCCAAGCCTACCGCCAGTTCTGGGCGAAGCTCGGCCGCGGCGAGTTCCAGGCGGGCGAGTTCCGCCGCATGGGCAAGGGCGGGCGCGAGGTCTGGATCCAGGCCTCCTACAACCCGGTCTATGATCCGGCCTGCCGGCTCACCAAGGTGGTGAAGTTCGCCACCGACACCACCACCCAGGTGCTGGAGCGGCGCCGGCGCGAGAGCGCGCAAACCACGATCAGCGCCGATATCGAGAGCATTTCGCGCGAGATCAGCGACACCACACGGCAGGCCGCGAGCGCGGTGGACGCGACCAGCCAGACCTCCACCAGCGTCAATGCGGTTGCCTCGGGCGCCGAGGAGCTTTCCGCGTCGGTGGAGGAAATCAGCCGTCAGGTGAACATCGCGCTCGACATCTCCCGCGACGCGGTGACCGAAGGCGAGCGCACCAATGCGGTGGTGGCCGGCCTTGCCGACGCCGCCCAGCGCATCGGCCATATCATCGACCTGATCAACCGGATCGCCGCCCAGACCAACCTTCTCGCGCTCAACGCCACCATCGAGGCCGCGCGCGCGGGCGAGGCGGGGCGCGGCTTCAGCGTGGTCGCGACCGAGGTGAAGGACCTCGCCAGCCAGACCGCGCAGGCGACCGGCGAGATCACCACCCAGATCGCGGCGGTGCAGCGCTGCACGCAGGAGACGGTGACCGCGCTCGCGGCCATCGCCCGGCGCATCGGCGACATCAACGAAATCTCGACCGGCATTGCCGGCGCGGTGGAAGAGCAGTCGGCGGTGGCACGCGACATGTCGCACAGCATGCAGATCGCCGCCGAGGGCGTCGCCACCATCACCCGCAATATGAGCGCCATCGCCAACTCGACGCAGCAGGTCGAGAGCGCGACGCATGAGCTTCGCAAGGCGGCGCGCAGCATCGCCTGA
- a CDS encoding ABC transporter permease encodes MNSERRGPGFYVLTAFFVLFVLFLYGPMTTIFILSFQGPNGGLTFPMNGVSLRWFENLLFEQQAVGDFGGAFARSLMLGVMTMLTTVVVSLLAGLAFRRRFLGSGPLFYLTIASLIVPSILISLGIGLAFNVFGLETAWYSSGFGAHLTWTLPFGLLIMFAVFNRFNPAYEEAARDLGATPWQTFAHVVLPIILPSLVGVGLFGFTLSYDEFARSLMTAGTFNTLPLEIYGMTTNVTTPVLYALGTVTTVFSMAVILIALAVIAVLRKRRARRLAG; translated from the coding sequence ATGAACTCCGAGCGTCGCGGCCCCGGCTTCTATGTGCTCACCGCCTTCTTCGTGCTGTTCGTGCTGTTCCTCTACGGCCCGATGACGACGATCTTCATCCTGTCCTTCCAGGGGCCGAATGGCGGGCTCACCTTCCCGATGAATGGCGTCTCGCTGCGCTGGTTCGAGAATCTGCTGTTCGAGCAGCAGGCGGTGGGCGATTTCGGCGGGGCCTTCGCGCGCTCGCTGATGCTGGGCGTGATGACCATGCTGACCACGGTGGTGGTCTCGCTGCTTGCGGGCCTCGCCTTCCGCCGGCGCTTCCTCGGCTCCGGCCCGCTGTTCTACCTGACCATCGCCAGCCTGATCGTGCCCTCGATCCTGATCTCGCTCGGCATCGGCCTCGCCTTCAATGTGTTCGGGCTGGAGACCGCCTGGTACTCGTCCGGCTTCGGCGCGCACCTCACCTGGACGCTGCCCTTCGGCCTGCTGATCATGTTCGCGGTCTTCAACCGCTTCAACCCGGCCTATGAGGAGGCCGCGCGCGATCTGGGCGCCACGCCCTGGCAGACCTTCGCCCATGTGGTGCTGCCGATCATCCTGCCGAGCCTCGTCGGCGTCGGCCTGTTCGGCTTCACCCTGTCCTATGACGAGTTCGCCCGCTCGCTGATGACGGCCGGCACCTTCAACACGCTGCCGCTCGAAATCTACGGCATGACCACCAATGTCACGACGCCCGTGCTCTACGCGCTCGGCACGGTGACGACGGTCTTCTCCATGGCGGTGATCCTGATCGCGCTCGCCGTCATCGCCGTGCTGCGCAAGCGCCGGGCCCGCCGCCTCGCCGGCTGA
- a CDS encoding tripartite tricarboxylate transporter substrate binding protein, whose translation MIRTLAAAAATALAGLLALGPATAQTFPTRPVTLVVPFAAGGSTDLVGRLIAERMSAELGQTVVVENKGGAGGNLGAAQVAKAAPDGYTILMGTVATHALNPAIYKKMPYDPVTSFAPISLLAVVPNVLVVNPNFPAKTTEELIVLLKKEPGKYSYASSGNGTPLHLSGELFKSMAGVDMQHIPYQGAGPALVDVLSGQVPIMFDNLPSSSSHIKSGKLRALGVTTTEKASSFPDVPTIAEAVPGYETYTWNALFAPAGTPPEVIATLNAAANKALADPKVQARLADFSAKPVGSTPEQLGEHVKKEIAKWAPIVKASGAQID comes from the coding sequence ATGATCCGCACCCTCGCCGCCGCCGCGGCCACCGCTCTTGCCGGCCTCCTCGCGCTCGGCCCCGCGACCGCGCAGACCTTCCCCACCCGGCCCGTCACGCTCGTCGTGCCCTTCGCCGCGGGCGGCTCGACCGACCTTGTCGGCCGCCTCATCGCCGAGCGCATGAGCGCCGAGCTCGGCCAAACCGTGGTCGTCGAGAACAAGGGCGGTGCGGGCGGCAATCTCGGCGCCGCGCAGGTCGCCAAGGCCGCGCCCGATGGCTACACCATCCTCATGGGCACGGTCGCCACCCATGCGCTGAACCCGGCCATCTACAAGAAGATGCCCTATGACCCGGTAACGAGCTTCGCCCCGATCTCGCTGCTCGCCGTGGTGCCGAACGTGCTGGTGGTGAATCCGAACTTCCCGGCCAAGACGACGGAAGAACTCATCGTCCTGCTCAAGAAGGAGCCGGGCAAGTACAGCTACGCCTCCTCGGGCAATGGCACGCCGCTGCACCTGTCGGGCGAGCTGTTCAAGAGCATGGCCGGCGTCGACATGCAGCACATCCCCTATCAGGGCGCCGGCCCGGCGCTGGTCGACGTGCTCTCCGGCCAGGTGCCGATCATGTTCGACAACCTCCCCTCCTCCTCCTCGCACATCAAGAGCGGCAAGCTGCGCGCCCTGGGCGTGACGACGACGGAGAAGGCCTCGTCCTTCCCGGACGTGCCGACCATCGCCGAGGCGGTGCCGGGCTATGAGACCTATACGTGGAACGCCCTCTTCGCCCCCGCCGGCACGCCGCCGGAGGTGATCGCCACGCTGAACGCCGCCGCCAACAAGGCGCTGGCCGACCCGAAGGTGCAGGCGCGCCTCGCCGATTTCAGCGCCAAGCCGGTTGGCTCCACGCCCGAGCAGCTCGGCGAGCATGTGAAGAAGGAAATCGCCAAATGGGCACCGATCGTGAAGGCGTCGGGCGCGCAGATCGACTGA
- a CDS encoding ABC transporter permease: MTLSRIAPYLQATPLTAILAAFLVLPIATIVMVSFWDYDSIQIFPAFVFTNYEESLTSPVTWSTYLNTLKYTVIVWAVTLVIGFWVAYYLAFHIRSATMQMVLFLVCTIPFLTSNIIRMISWIPFLGRNGLLNQTLMHLGIIDQPLEFLLFSDFAVVLAMVHLYTLFMVTPIFNTLMRIDRALIEAARDAGANGLQILTNVIIPLAKPGIAIGSIFVVTLVMGDFITVRFMSGGQSASVGLMMANQIALLQYPAAAANAVILLVLVLLMVGAILRIVNIRKEL, from the coding sequence ATGACTCTCTCCCGGATCGCCCCCTATCTCCAGGCGACGCCGCTCACGGCGATCCTTGCGGCGTTTCTCGTGCTGCCCATCGCCACCATCGTGATGGTGAGCTTCTGGGACTACGACTCGATCCAGATCTTCCCGGCCTTCGTCTTCACCAATTACGAGGAATCGCTCACCTCGCCGGTGACGTGGAGTACCTATCTCAACACGCTGAAATACACCGTCATCGTCTGGGCGGTGACGCTGGTGATCGGCTTCTGGGTCGCCTACTACCTCGCCTTCCACATCCGCTCGGCGACGATGCAGATGGTGCTGTTCCTGGTCTGCACCATCCCGTTCCTGACCTCGAACATCATCCGCATGATCTCGTGGATTCCGTTCCTCGGCCGCAACGGGCTGCTCAACCAGACGCTGATGCATCTCGGGATCATCGACCAGCCGCTGGAGTTCCTGCTGTTCTCGGACTTCGCGGTGGTGCTCGCCATGGTGCACCTCTACACGCTGTTCATGGTGACGCCGATCTTCAACACGCTGATGCGCATCGACCGCGCGCTGATCGAGGCGGCGCGGGACGCGGGCGCCAATGGCCTGCAGATCCTTACCAATGTCATCATTCCGCTGGCCAAGCCCGGCATCGCCATCGGCTCGATCTTCGTGGTGACGCTGGTGATGGGCGACTTCATCACCGTGCGCTTCATGTCCGGCGGGCAATCGGCCTCGGTTGGGCTGATGATGGCGAACCAGATCGCGCTGCTGCAATACCCGGCGGCGGCGGCGAATGCCGTGATCCTGCTGGTGCTCGTGCTGCTGATGGTCGGCGCCATCCTGCGCATCGTCAACATCCGCAAGGAGCTGTGA
- the murA gene encoding UDP-N-acetylglucosamine 1-carboxyvinyltransferase has protein sequence MDRIRIVGGNPLNGTIPISGAKNAALPLMIAGLLTDEKLVLENVPRLADVALLQRILGNHGIDITVNGKRRGDDAYAGQTMEIDARVIVDTTAPYELVSKMRASFWVIGPLLARMGQAKVSLPGGCAIGTRPVDFHLDALRALGAEIEIDAGYVLARAPKGLKGARIDFPKVSVGATHTALMAASLADGETIIENAAREPEIVDVADCINAMGGRIEGQGTSTIRIIGVPRLKGARHSVLPDRIETGTYAMAVAMTGGDVLLAGARADLLESALDTLRQAGAEVTVSNEGLRVKRNGAGISPVEVSTAPYPGFPTDLQAQLMALTTRARGTSKITETIFENRFMHVQELARLGARIHLDGETATIEGVEKLTGAPVMATDLRASVSLVIGALAAEGESMIHRVYHLDRGFERLEEKLSTCGAQIERIAG, from the coding sequence ATGGACCGCATCCGCATCGTCGGCGGCAACCCGCTCAACGGCACCATCCCGATCTCCGGCGCCAAGAACGCCGCTTTGCCGCTGATGATCGCCGGCCTGCTCACCGACGAGAAGCTGGTGCTGGAGAATGTGCCGCGCCTCGCCGATGTCGCGCTGCTCCAGCGCATCCTCGGCAATCACGGCATCGACATCACGGTGAACGGCAAGCGGCGCGGCGATGATGCCTATGCCGGCCAGACCATGGAGATCGACGCCCGCGTCATCGTCGACACCACCGCGCCCTATGAGCTGGTCTCGAAAATGCGCGCGAGCTTCTGGGTCATCGGCCCGCTGCTGGCGCGCATGGGCCAGGCCAAGGTCTCGCTGCCCGGCGGCTGCGCCATCGGCACGCGCCCGGTCGATTTCCACCTCGACGCGCTGCGCGCGCTGGGCGCCGAGATTGAGATCGACGCGGGCTATGTGCTCGCCCGCGCCCCCAAGGGGCTGAAGGGCGCGCGCATCGACTTCCCGAAGGTCTCGGTCGGCGCCACCCATACGGCGCTCATGGCGGCGAGCCTCGCCGATGGCGAGACCATTATCGAGAACGCCGCGCGCGAGCCGGAAATCGTCGATGTCGCCGACTGCATCAACGCCATGGGCGGGCGCATCGAGGGGCAGGGCACCTCGACCATCCGCATTATCGGCGTGCCGCGCCTCAAGGGCGCGCGCCATTCCGTGCTGCCGGACCGCATCGAGACCGGCACCTATGCCATGGCGGTGGCGATGACCGGCGGCGACGTGCTGCTCGCCGGCGCCCGCGCGGACCTTCTGGAATCGGCGCTCGACACGCTGCGCCAGGCCGGTGCCGAGGTGACGGTGTCGAATGAGGGGCTGCGGGTGAAGCGCAACGGCGCGGGGATTTCCCCGGTCGAGGTGTCGACCGCGCCCTATCCGGGCTTCCCGACCGACCTTCAGGCGCAGCTCATGGCGCTGACGACGCGGGCGCGCGGCACCTCGAAGATCACCGAGACGATCTTCGAGAACCGCTTCATGCATGTGCAGGAGCTCGCCCGCCTCGGCGCGCGCATCCATCTCGACGGCGAGACCGCCACCATCGAGGGCGTGGAGAAGCTCACCGGCGCGCCGGTGATGGCGACGGATCTGCGCGCCTCGGTGTCGCTGGTCATCGGCGCGCTGGCGGCCGAGGGCGAGAGCATGATCCACCGCGTCTACCACCTCGACCGCGGTTTCGAGCGGCTGGAGGAAAAGCTCTCCACCTGCGGCGCGCAGATCGAGCGCATCGCCGGCTGA